A window of Candidatus Equadaptatus faecalis contains these coding sequences:
- a CDS encoding restriction endonuclease has protein sequence MKKCCDKKSKNETRVCSLGVSGSMHIFKYWIHHISHEWDVSRKLLEGGYLSVGWSKLADIGLENVTHRFSEWRDFEAIMREHNQTSYDRWSLFEFFAYNYHDTVVVPLPGDKFSIYRVIGDQTMPVSKMSDFAEFELEDGSKIVRNKAGLFIREKTQKIVDLGFVIKVEPVKEGISGYEYADDDLFSRMNLQQTITDITRFAKSIDKIVDADAPLNPYASVIEKSAVNLLEVLKAQLTPNKFEGLVMRYFFEHGASKVFVPVESKFDEKGDCDADVVGVFKHWKMAVYAQAKLGEDIDRWTIERIAAFNEQPLYETICVPWIISTADKFSDKAVAMAQENKIRLIAGREFARMLIEAGITDIDNTRCRDK, from the coding sequence ATGAAAAAATGTTGTGACAAGAAAAGCAAGAACGAAACAAGAGTATGTTCCTTAGGCGTCAGCGGTTCCATGCATATTTTCAAATACTGGATTCACCATATTTCTCATGAATGGGACGTTTCCCGCAAATTGCTGGAAGGCGGATATCTTTCTGTCGGCTGGTCTAAACTTGCAGACATCGGTCTTGAAAACGTTACACACCGATTTTCTGAATGGCGTGATTTTGAAGCGATTATGCGTGAACACAATCAGACAAGCTATGACAGATGGAGCTTGTTTGAGTTCTTTGCTTACAACTACCATGATACCGTTGTTGTTCCTTTGCCCGGCGATAAGTTCTCCATATACAGAGTTATCGGCGACCAGACGATGCCTGTCAGTAAGATGTCAGATTTTGCCGAGTTTGAACTGGAGGACGGCAGTAAAATCGTGCGTAACAAGGCAGGACTGTTTATTCGCGAAAAGACCCAAAAAATTGTTGACCTGGGTTTTGTAATCAAAGTTGAACCTGTCAAAGAGGGCATTTCCGGATATGAATATGCCGATGACGACCTGTTTAGCCGAATGAACTTACAGCAGACAATTACTGATATTACCAGATTTGCGAAAAGCATAGACAAAATTGTTGACGCAGACGCTCCCCTCAATCCGTATGCCTCAGTTATTGAAAAGTCGGCTGTAAATCTTTTAGAGGTGCTTAAGGCGCAGCTTACTCCAAACAAATTTGAAGGTTTGGTGATGCGATATTTTTTCGAACATGGTGCATCCAAGGTTTTTGTCCCTGTCGAAAGCAAGTTTGATGAAAAAGGCGATTGCGATGCTGACGTTGTTGGAGTGTTTAAGCACTGGAAAATGGCTGTCTATGCACAGGCAAAGCTCGGAGAGGATATCGACCGGTGGACGATTGAACGGATAGCTGCTTTCAATGAGCAGCCTCTTTACGAAACAATATGTGTTCCATGGATAATTTCAACTGCGGACAAATTTTCTGACAAGGCAGTTGCCATGGCTCAGGAAAACAAAATACGGCTGATTGCAGGAAGGGAATTTGCCCGTATGCTGATTGAAGCCGGTATCACGGATATAGACAATACGCGTTGCCGTGACAAATAA
- a CDS encoding SEL1-like repeat protein — MWEAIAADMIAAKYFREELEAEKCKGHISKSDYSAYGSYLLCATARALNKCMKTGSFEKLADVHREELLLAEKEFSAKIRGDILRDKVDNIDAWWEAGECSTFRYWCELGGRYTYIENPIEPALRIAPVAYAARTETETVNLARIIAGVTHKTPHALQGAEAVAVAIYLALNGHTKREIEDSIAERYAGCITEHALRTFFRTASFEDALMEAAQSCPEGEYQYEMCIAGAVAGAYYHPDCEILCRRRMTKYVSKTVRDFERDLPLRIAFNINTRQDKGSLWLGERMAKAFEEGCFVEKNPKIAHLLAKKCLGLGNKAASNILAKHSLYGEACAADVEKGIEILERNAAEGNAVACCTLGEYYLNGKAAPLDKNKAFNCFKAGKECDDYACYLPYLKCLAFGWGTEQMRELAFEQLSDFVASPCARSDAFSLIGRFYEEGWGGAEVNYEKACYYYLLGLLNDYARDEITRDGDCKIETLLKCCNEDSTEENPESENGLGRLYEQGLYFPKDEKKAFEYYRKASKAGDSMGSCNLGRCYLFGIYVQKDLSKARMLFVKAVKKDSGCEGKEAAEQYLTYCDQLLANENCTQKNRILIAKEEML; from the coding sequence ATGTGGGAAGCAATAGCGGCAGACATGATTGCGGCAAAGTATTTTAGAGAAGAATTAGAAGCTGAAAAATGCAAAGGGCATATTTCAAAGTCAGATTACAGCGCGTATGGCAGTTACCTTCTCTGCGCAACCGCAAGAGCCCTGAACAAATGCATGAAAACAGGCAGTTTTGAGAAACTTGCGGACGTGCATAGAGAGGAACTGCTTTTGGCGGAAAAGGAATTTTCAGCGAAGATTCGCGGCGATATCCTCCGCGACAAAGTTGACAATATAGATGCTTGGTGGGAAGCCGGAGAGTGTTCAACCTTCAGGTACTGGTGCGAGCTTGGTGGAAGGTACACCTATATTGAAAATCCTATTGAACCGGCATTGAGAATAGCTCCTGTTGCTTATGCGGCAAGAACGGAAACCGAAACGGTAAATCTAGCGCGTATCATAGCCGGAGTAACACACAAAACGCCGCATGCACTGCAGGGCGCAGAAGCGGTCGCAGTGGCGATATATCTTGCGCTGAACGGACACACGAAACGTGAGATAGAGGACAGCATAGCCGAACGCTACGCAGGCTGTATAACAGAACATGCGCTGAGGACATTTTTCAGAACTGCAAGCTTTGAAGACGCGTTGATGGAGGCAGCACAAAGCTGCCCGGAGGGTGAATACCAGTATGAGATGTGCATTGCGGGAGCCGTTGCGGGTGCGTATTATCATCCCGACTGCGAGATTTTGTGTCGCAGACGCATGACAAAATACGTGTCCAAGACAGTCAGGGATTTTGAAAGAGACTTGCCTCTCAGGATTGCATTCAACATAAATACGCGGCAGGACAAAGGTTCCCTGTGGCTTGGCGAAAGAATGGCGAAGGCGTTTGAAGAAGGTTGTTTCGTGGAGAAAAATCCCAAAATTGCGCATCTGCTTGCAAAAAAGTGTCTTGGGCTGGGGAACAAAGCAGCCTCGAATATTTTGGCAAAGCATTCGCTTTACGGCGAAGCCTGTGCCGCGGACGTTGAAAAGGGGATTGAAATTTTAGAACGCAATGCGGCAGAAGGAAACGCGGTTGCCTGTTGTACCCTTGGAGAATATTATCTGAACGGCAAGGCTGCGCCCCTTGACAAAAACAAAGCGTTCAACTGTTTTAAAGCCGGTAAAGAATGTGACGATTACGCCTGTTATCTGCCGTATCTGAAATGTCTGGCTTTCGGGTGGGGCACGGAACAAATGAGAGAGTTGGCATTCGAGCAGCTCAGTGATTTTGTGGCGTCCCCATGTGCGCGAAGCGATGCCTTTTCCCTGATTGGAAGATTTTACGAAGAAGGTTGGGGAGGCGCGGAGGTAAATTACGAGAAAGCGTGTTATTATTATCTCCTCGGATTGTTAAACGATTACGCAAGAGACGAGATAACGCGGGACGGAGACTGTAAAATTGAAACATTGTTAAAATGCTGTAACGAAGACAGCACCGAGGAGAATCCCGAAAGCGAAAACGGGCTCGGCAGACTGTACGAACAGGGGTTGTATTTCCCGAAAGACGAAAAAAAAGCCTTTGAGTATTATCGGAAGGCGTCTAAAGCAGGGGATTCCATGGGAAGCTGCAATCTCGGACGCTGCTATCTGTTTGGCATATACGTGCAGAAGGATTTGTCAAAGGCACGTATGCTTTTTGTAAAAGCTGTTAAAAAAGACAGCGGCTGTGAAGGCAAGGAAGCTGCAGAGCAGTATCTGACGTACTGCGATCAGCTGCTTGCCAATGAAAACTGCACACAAAAAAACAGAATACTAATTGCGAAGGAGGAAATGTTATGA